One segment of Thermoplasmata archaeon DNA contains the following:
- a CDS encoding zinc ribbon domain-containing protein: MPGYKRACRFCGQLVDEDSVVCPFCTRAHPLVPVCPYCVAPIDLAWTVCNSCKKPLTIPCPKCASPVGPDTDVCEKCHAVVRYRCPACAVVVVLDAKKCDRCGAKLKDYWKAQGH; the protein is encoded by the coding sequence ATGCCTGGGTACAAGAGAGCGTGTCGATTCTGCGGCCAGCTGGTCGACGAGGACTCCGTCGTCTGCCCGTTCTGCACTCGGGCCCATCCACTCGTGCCGGTCTGTCCGTACTGCGTCGCCCCCATCGACCTCGCTTGGACCGTCTGCAACTCCTGCAAGAAGCCCCTTACAATCCCGTGCCCGAAATGCGCGAGCCCCGTCGGGCCCGACACCGACGTCTGCGAAAAGTGCCATGCCGTTGTTCGCTACCGCTGCCCGGCGTGCGCGGTAGTGGTGGTCCTCGACGCAAAGAAGTGCGATCGGTGTGGGGCGAAGCTCAAGGATTACTGGAAAGCCCAGGGGCACTGA
- a CDS encoding metalloregulator ArsR/SmtB family transcription factor yields MDEDRRLDAMHAEVCKVFSNPTRICLLRRLRDRESSVGRLAKTMGMSQPTISKHLALMRARGVLRSRREGTTVFYRVENPKVMEAFDLMREVMVEQIRANRRLLEPTPRGKNS; encoded by the coding sequence ATGGACGAGGATCGGAGACTGGACGCGATGCACGCGGAGGTCTGCAAAGTTTTTTCGAATCCCACCCGGATCTGCCTCCTCCGTCGCCTGAGGGATCGTGAGAGTTCGGTCGGAAGGCTCGCCAAGACGATGGGGATGAGCCAGCCCACGATATCCAAGCATCTGGCGCTCATGCGCGCCCGGGGGGTTCTCCGGTCGCGTCGAGAAGGGACTACGGTCTTCTACCGGGTGGAGAACCCCAAGGTCATGGAAGCGTTCGACCTGATGCGTGAGGTAATGGTCGAGCAGATCCGGGCCAACCGAAGGCTGCTCGAGCCAACTCCAAGAGGCAAGAACTCATGA
- a CDS encoding prenyltransferase/squalene oxidase repeat-containing protein, which produces MASRAVLDWLLEDDQPAVRYLALRDLLGKSESDPDVRAAKRAIIERGWAADLLADRQPGGWWVDPKSLYQPKYVSTNWKLLILSDLGVDRTLPMIRTSSELWMRRFATPDGSFGPDGGTKGHLCTAGNTARALIKFGYEDHPAVRRTLDWLVENASHLGGWSCWGSGRNLDSWEGLSAFAAYPREKWTPAMKDRVEKATEFFLERELHRQGDHYEPWYRFHYPVHYYYDLLVGLDLLTSLGYSDDRRLRFALSVLKKKRRKDGRWNLDALHPDVEGGMADWFRQHPKRAPTPFGLEMPAKPSKMITLIARRVLDRVDGVTAAR; this is translated from the coding sequence ATGGCATCTCGCGCGGTACTCGACTGGTTGCTTGAGGACGACCAGCCCGCGGTTCGCTATCTGGCGTTGCGAGATCTCCTCGGCAAGTCCGAGTCAGATCCCGATGTTCGGGCGGCGAAACGAGCGATAATCGAGCGCGGCTGGGCGGCCGACCTCCTCGCTGACCGGCAGCCCGGCGGCTGGTGGGTCGACCCGAAGAGCCTCTACCAGCCCAAGTACGTCTCCACCAACTGGAAGCTCCTCATTCTTTCCGACCTCGGTGTCGATCGAACGCTGCCGATGATCCGGACCTCCTCTGAGCTCTGGATGCGACGTTTCGCCACTCCGGATGGTTCGTTCGGGCCGGACGGTGGAACCAAGGGCCACCTATGCACCGCCGGCAACACAGCGCGCGCGCTGATCAAATTCGGATACGAGGACCATCCCGCGGTGCGCCGAACTCTCGATTGGCTGGTCGAGAACGCAAGTCACCTTGGAGGCTGGTCCTGTTGGGGATCTGGCCGGAACCTCGACTCTTGGGAGGGGCTCAGCGCGTTCGCAGCCTACCCCCGGGAGAAGTGGACGCCCGCCATGAAGGACCGGGTCGAGAAGGCGACAGAGTTCTTCTTGGAGCGGGAGCTTCATCGTCAGGGGGACCACTACGAACCTTGGTACCGCTTTCACTACCCCGTACACTACTACTACGATCTCTTGGTAGGACTCGATCTCCTGACGTCCCTGGGGTACTCGGACGACCGAAGGCTCCGATTCGCTCTCTCGGTCCTGAAGAAGAAACGCCGGAAGGACGGACGGTGGAACCTCGATGCCCTGCACCCGGATGTCGAAGGTGGTATGGCGGATTGGTTTCGGCAGCACCCCAAGCGGGCGCCGACACCGTTCGGACTGGAGATGCCGGCTAAGCCGAGCAAGATGATCACGCTGATCGCCCGGAGGGTGCTCGATCGAGTGGACGGGGTCACCGCGGCGCGCTGA
- a CDS encoding DsrE family protein — MTKVLITVNDPPYGTERAYNALRLAANLLKTDPTVELRVFLVGDAAACAKAGQSVPKGYYNIETMVKAVVLRNGVIGVCGTCMEGRGIKDSELAAGTRRSSLDEWTEWTLWADRTLVF, encoded by the coding sequence ATGACGAAGGTGCTGATCACGGTGAACGATCCTCCCTACGGGACCGAACGGGCCTACAATGCCCTCCGGCTCGCAGCGAACCTGCTGAAGACCGATCCGACCGTTGAACTTCGAGTATTTCTGGTCGGCGACGCGGCTGCGTGCGCGAAAGCCGGCCAGTCCGTCCCGAAAGGCTACTACAACATCGAGACCATGGTGAAGGCGGTTGTCCTCCGCAACGGCGTGATCGGAGTCTGCGGGACCTGTATGGAGGGCCGGGGGATCAAGGACTCAGAGCTGGCCGCAGGCACCCGCCGGAGCAGTTTGGACGAGTGGACGGAGTGGACCCTGTGGGCCGATAGGACCCTGGTCTTCTGA
- a CDS encoding FAD/NAD(P)-binding oxidoreductase, which produces MSASIVVLGGGVGGVVAAVETKKNLGDRARVILIERKKNFQFPPSFPWLVTGFREPSQVQRPLESLRSKGIEVREAEVNGLDVRARVVHTSAGSVPFDQLIIALGAEYDTELVPGYSHWAHHMYDLDSAVRMGEAVRSFWGGKILIGIARLPFKCPAAPYEMAFLLDDLYRRRGMRDRVELDLFSPEGNPLPAAGPENGSRVAEMLRERAVSYHPKRKVREIGERTVWFEEGDSIAFDLLICIPPHRAPKVVVEAGLTDGSGWVPVDPHTLRTKEPGIYAVGDITVVPTPHGYVPTLPKAGVFAHGQAKVVAHNISAEVRGRLHPETWDGEGACFLEVSRGKSAFLKGNFLAEPHPDLNFRPPSGVYHMQKILFERYWMHHWF; this is translated from the coding sequence GTGTCGGCGAGCATCGTGGTCCTCGGGGGCGGAGTGGGCGGCGTCGTTGCCGCCGTCGAGACGAAGAAGAACCTAGGAGACCGGGCCCGGGTCATCCTAATCGAGCGTAAGAAGAACTTCCAGTTCCCGCCCTCCTTCCCCTGGCTGGTAACGGGGTTCCGGGAGCCCTCTCAGGTTCAGCGACCGCTCGAATCGCTGCGATCGAAGGGCATCGAGGTGCGCGAGGCAGAGGTCAACGGCCTCGACGTACGGGCGAGGGTCGTCCACACCTCAGCCGGGAGTGTTCCCTTCGACCAGTTGATCATCGCGCTCGGTGCCGAGTATGACACCGAGCTCGTACCCGGGTACTCCCATTGGGCCCACCACATGTACGATCTCGATTCCGCCGTCCGAATGGGGGAGGCCGTCCGGTCGTTCTGGGGAGGCAAGATCCTCATCGGGATAGCGCGTCTTCCTTTCAAGTGCCCCGCGGCCCCTTATGAGATGGCATTCCTCCTCGACGATCTCTACCGTCGGCGCGGAATGAGAGACCGGGTCGAACTGGATCTGTTTTCCCCTGAGGGCAACCCCCTTCCCGCCGCCGGTCCCGAAAACGGAAGCCGAGTCGCGGAGATGCTCCGAGAGCGCGCAGTCTCCTATCACCCCAAGCGCAAGGTGCGGGAGATCGGCGAACGGACGGTCTGGTTCGAAGAAGGTGACTCTATCGCGTTCGATCTGCTCATCTGTATCCCGCCCCACCGTGCCCCGAAGGTAGTGGTCGAGGCGGGTCTGACGGACGGGTCGGGATGGGTTCCCGTCGACCCCCATACGCTCCGGACGAAGGAACCGGGCATCTACGCGGTGGGAGACATCACGGTCGTTCCCACCCCGCATGGGTACGTTCCTACTCTTCCCAAGGCAGGAGTATTCGCACACGGACAGGCGAAGGTCGTGGCCCACAACATTTCGGCCGAGGTTCGCGGCAGGCTCCATCCAGAGACATGGGACGGCGAGGGGGCTTGCTTTCTTGAAGTATCACGGGGGAAGAGTGCCTTCTTGAAGGGCAACTTTCTGGCCGAGCCTCATCCGGACCTCAACTTCCGGCCCCCAAGTGGTGTCTATCACATGCAGAAGATACTCTTCGAGAGGTATTGGATGCACCACTGGTTTTGA